Proteins encoded in a region of the Lathamus discolor isolate bLatDis1 chromosome Z, bLatDis1.hap1, whole genome shotgun sequence genome:
- the LOC136004569 gene encoding proline-serine-threonine phosphatase-interacting protein 2-like isoform X1 produces the protein MVSDVLSLALLSSQLELIMEAIHKTRNLKYKKTIEAKHLHEQCCKDKDEAEHNKLLCPPTQTWLQRSSRRRYRELSSLSQFWQLFLSLAQMKSSPEDSGRSYQQSVTTPEKIREEWQRARQRL, from the exons ATGGTCAGTGATGTGTTGAGTCTGGCTCTGTTGTCTTCACAGCTAGAGCTGATAATGGAGGCGATTCACAAAACTAGGAATCTGAAGTACAAGAAGACCATAGAG GCCAAGCACCTTCATGAGCAGTGCTGCAAGGATAAGGATGAGGCGGAACACAACAAGCTGTTGTGCCCCCCAACACAAACATGGttacagagaagcagcaggagacgGTATAGAGAG ctttcttctctctcccagtTTTGGCAGCTGTTCCTCAGTCTGGCTCAGATGAAATCATCACCAGAAGACTCTG GCAGGAGTTACCAGCAGAGCGTTACCACACCGGAGAAGATCCGGGAAGAATGGCAAAGAGCACGTCAAAGGTTGTGA
- the LOC136004569 gene encoding proline-serine-threonine phosphatase-interacting protein 2-like isoform X2, whose protein sequence is MVSDVLSLALLSSQLELIMEAIHKTRNLKYKKTIEAKHLHEQCCKDKDEAEHNKLLCPPTQTWLQRSSRRRYREFWQLFLSLAQMKSSPEDSGRSYQQSVTTPEKIREEWQRARQRL, encoded by the exons ATGGTCAGTGATGTGTTGAGTCTGGCTCTGTTGTCTTCACAGCTAGAGCTGATAATGGAGGCGATTCACAAAACTAGGAATCTGAAGTACAAGAAGACCATAGAG GCCAAGCACCTTCATGAGCAGTGCTGCAAGGATAAGGATGAGGCGGAACACAACAAGCTGTTGTGCCCCCCAACACAAACATGGttacagagaagcagcaggagacgGTATAGAGAG tTTTGGCAGCTGTTCCTCAGTCTGGCTCAGATGAAATCATCACCAGAAGACTCTG GCAGGAGTTACCAGCAGAGCGTTACCACACCGGAGAAGATCCGGGAAGAATGGCAAAGAGCACGTCAAAGGTTGTGA